In Nocardia sp. NBC_01327, the genomic stretch ACGTTCATCTTCACCACGCCGTAGCGCAGCGAATCCTCGATCTCCGACTTCAGCGAACCGCTGCCGCCGTGGAAGACGAAGTCGAACGGCTGCGCGTCGGGGCTCAGGCCCAGCTTGGCGGCCGCGACCCGCTGGCCCTCGGCCAGCACCTCGGGCTTGAGCACCACATTGCCGGGCTTGTACACACCGTGCACATTGCCGAAGGTGGCGGCGAGCAGGTACTTGCCGTTCTCGCCGGCGCCCAGCGCGTCGATGGTCTTCTGGAAATCCTCGGGGGAGGTGTAGAGCTTCTCGTTGATCTCGGCCTCTACGCCGTCCTCTTCACCGCCGACGACGCCGATCTCGACCTCGAGAATGATGTTGGCCGCGTGGCACTGCTTGAGCAGCTCCTTCGCGATCTCCAGGTTCTCGTCGATCGGGATGGCCGAACCGTCCCACATGTGCGACTGGAACAGCGGGTTCTGCCCGGCCTTCACACGCTCGGCCGAAATGGCCAGCAGCGGGCGGACGAAGGTGTCCAGCTTGTCCTTCGGGCAGTGGTCGGTGTGCAGCGCGATGGTGATGTCGTACTCAGCCGCGATCACATGCGCGAACTCGGCGAGCGCGACCGCGCCGGTCACCATGCTCTTCACGCCCAGGCCGGAACCGAATTCGGCGCCGCCGGTGGAGAACTGGATGATGCCGTCACTGCCCGCGTCGGCGAAACCCTTGATCGCGGCATTGATCGTCTCGGACGAGGTGCAGTTGATCGCGGGGAACGCGAAGGAGTTCTCCTTGGCCCGAGCAATCATCTCGGCGTAGATCTCCGGAGTCGCGATGGGCACAATGACCTCCGTAGTGGTGTGCTGTGTACAACAAATTCTGTCAGGCGACACCCTAGGGCAGTCGTGTTTCGCCATAAGCGGTGCCCTGGAAGCGAACCACCTGAGAGCACGCTGTGCGACATTCTGTGGCAGACCGCATTCACCGGTAGGGTGGTCGCCGTGACCTTGCTGGCCTTGTCAGATGCCGTGACGACCAACGCCGCCCTGCCCGCGATTCTCGATCCCATGCATCTCCTAACGGATACCTGGATGAAGCACGCGGTGCTCCCGGCGATCTTGGTGATTGTTTTCATCGAGACAGGGCTGCTGTTCCCGATCCTGCCCGGCGATTCGCTGTTGTTCACTGGCGGTCTGCTGTCCGCGCAGTCGAATCCGCCGGTCAATTTCTGGGTGCTGCTGTTCTCGGTCATCGTGATCGCGTTCCTCGGCGACCAGTCCGGTTACTGGATAGGCAGGGCCATCGGCCCCGCGCTGTTCCAGAAGGAGGACAGTCGCTTCTTCAAGAAGCGGTATGTCACCGAGACCCACGAGTTCTTCGAGAAGCACGGCCCGAAGACCATCATCCTGGCCCGCTTCGTGCCCATCGTGCGCACGTTCATGCCGGTGCTGGCCGGTGTCTCGAAGATGGAGTACCGCAAGTTCGTCACCTTCGACATCGTCGGCGCGATCCTCTGGGGTGGCGGCGTCACCGTGCTCGGCTACTTCCTGGGCAATGTCGAATTCATCCGTAAGAACGTTGAGGCCATCTTCCTGCTCATCGTGCTCGTCTCGATCCTGCCGGGCATCGTCACCGTGGTGAAGAACCTGCGCAATCGTGGCGCGGCGCCGGAGCTGGCCGCCACGTCGAACGAGCCGACCCACTGAGCCATCGGTGTCGACCACCCCACTAACCCTCGCCATGAGCGGCTTCGGACCGCTCGAGACGGCCGGGCCGGTGCTGGTGTGGACTGTTGTCCTCACCTTCGTTTTCCTGGAGTGCGCGTTCATCATCGGGCTGTTCCTGCCCGGAGATTCGATGCTCATCACCGCGGGTGTCGTGCTGGCCTCGCAGGCCAGCGGCCAATTGCACATCTGGGCGCTGGCGGTCGGCACCATGATCGCCGCGATCGCGGGCAATCAGGTCGGCTATGTGGTCGGACAGCGCACCGGGCATCATCTGGTGGCGCGTAAGAACGGCAAATACATCAATACCCGCAATCTCGGGCGGGTGGCCGAACTACTGCACCGGCACGGGTTCCTGGCCGTCCTGGTGGCGCGCTGGATCCCGTGGGTGCGCACGCTGTGCCCCATGGTCGCCGGGGCCGCGGATATGGATCACCGCAAGTACACGATCGCCTCCACCATCGGCGCGATCATCTGGGCGCCGGTGCTGCTACTGGTCGGCTACTACGCCGGCAGCTTCCTGGAGCAGGTGTCCTGGCTGATGCCCGCCGTGATCGGGACGCTCGTGGTCGGCCTGATTCTGGGCACCCTCGTCGGCG encodes the following:
- the fbaA gene encoding class II fructose-bisphosphate aldolase codes for the protein MPIATPEIYAEMIARAKENSFAFPAINCTSSETINAAIKGFADAGSDGIIQFSTGGAEFGSGLGVKSMVTGAVALAEFAHVIAAEYDITIALHTDHCPKDKLDTFVRPLLAISAERVKAGQNPLFQSHMWDGSAIPIDENLEIAKELLKQCHAANIILEVEIGVVGGEEDGVEAEINEKLYTSPEDFQKTIDALGAGENGKYLLAATFGNVHGVYKPGNVVLKPEVLAEGQRVAAAKLGLSPDAQPFDFVFHGGSGSLKSEIEDSLRYGVVKMNVDTDTQYAFTRPLAGHMFANYDGVLKIDGEVGNKKVYDPRSYLKKAESSMAARVFEAANDLKSAGRSISAK
- a CDS encoding DedA family protein, producing the protein MSDAVTTNAALPAILDPMHLLTDTWMKHAVLPAILVIVFIETGLLFPILPGDSLLFTGGLLSAQSNPPVNFWVLLFSVIVIAFLGDQSGYWIGRAIGPALFQKEDSRFFKKRYVTETHEFFEKHGPKTIILARFVPIVRTFMPVLAGVSKMEYRKFVTFDIVGAILWGGGVTVLGYFLGNVEFIRKNVEAIFLLIVLVSILPGIVTVVKNLRNRGAAPELAATSNEPTH
- a CDS encoding DedA family protein → MSGFGPLETAGPVLVWTVVLTFVFLECAFIIGLFLPGDSMLITAGVVLASQASGQLHIWALAVGTMIAAIAGNQVGYVVGQRTGHHLVARKNGKYINTRNLGRVAELLHRHGFLAVLVARWIPWVRTLCPMVAGAADMDHRKYTIASTIGAIIWAPVLLLVGYYAGSFLEQVSWLMPAVIGTLVVGLILGTLVGVRQYRAEMSRPVEDFDLDSECETVPPEVRRKNI